A part of Arachis hypogaea cultivar Tifrunner chromosome 12, arahy.Tifrunner.gnm2.J5K5, whole genome shotgun sequence genomic DNA contains:
- the LOC112760995 gene encoding uncharacterized protein, with protein MTLRAMHTNLLKIKRDRSGSTNVQGCVIALQAFIFSHLPSVMHVCYKDIHPVVHQGFPLMWNCYSLLTKSRLEPSHDAFRMVTDDHVVWNHQGCLPNKGQLVDPLPLSFVAIMRYPIVHM; from the exons ATGACATTAAGGGCTATGCACACGAATCTTCTCAAAATAAAGAGAGACCGTAGTGGATCCACCAACGTTCAAGGTTGCGTCATCGCCTTGCAG GCATTTATTTTCTCCCATCTACCTTCCGTTATGCATGTATGCTATAAAGATATTCATCCTGTAGTACATCAGGGGTTCCCACTTATGTGGAATTGTTACTCACTTTTGACGAAATCTCGACTGGAGCCTTCACATGATGCATTTCGTATGGTGACTGATGATCAT GTTGTGTGGAACCATCAGGGGTGTTTGCCCAACAAAGGACAGTTGGTAGATCCATTACCGCTGTCATTTGTGGCAATTATGCGCTATCCCATCGTCCACATGTAG